The segment CGAGGGTATCCCGGTGCTGCCACGCGGCGGCGGCACCTCGCTGGCCGGACAGACGGTCAACGAGGCGGTCGTGCTCGACTTCACGCGGTACATGGACACCGTCGAGTCGCTCGCGCCCGACGAGCGACGCGCCCGCGCCCAGCCCGGCGTCCGCCTCGGCGACCTGAACGACCGGCTCGTCGAGGACGGCCTGAAGTTCGCACCCGACCCCGCCTGGGGTGACAAGAGCGCGCTCGGCGGCGCAATCGGCAACAACTCGACGGGCGCGCACTCGCTGCGCTACGGGAAGACCGACGCCTACGTCGAGTCCTGCGAGGTCGTCCTGGCCGACGGCACCGTCGTCGAGTTCGGCGAGATAACGGTCGACGAACTCCACGAGCGGGCCGACCCAGACGGCGACCTCGAAGCCCGCATCCACGCCGAGGTCGCCCGGGTCCTCGACGAGGAGGCCGACGAGATACGCGACCGCTACCCCGACCTGAAGCGCAACGTCTCGGGCTACAACCTCGACTGGCTCGTCGAGGACGCGGAGGGGGCGACCCGCGACGTTGGCGAACCGGACGCCGACGGCGGGACGGTCAACCTCGCGAAGCTGCTCTGTGGCAGCGAGGGCACGCTCGCCGTCGTCACCGAGGCAACGGTGTCGCTCGAACCCGTCCCCGAGACGAAGTCGCTCGCGCTGCTGTGCTACGACGACCTCGTGACCGCGATGGCGGACGTGCCGGCCATCCTCGAACACGACCCCGCCGCGGTCGAGCTCGTCGACGAGGTGCTGCTCGACCTCGCGCGGGACACCGCCGAGTTCGCCGACGTTGCCGGTCGACTGCCCGAGGGGACCCGGGCGACCCTGCTCGTGGAGTTCTACGCCGGGGACGATGTCGCGAGCGAGCGCGCGGTCGCGTCCCTGCTCGCGGACCGAGTGCCCGCAGTGGTCGAGGGTGGCGACGCGGCGGCCGAGGACGCCGCGAGCGACGAACCACCCCGCGCCTTCGACGCCCTGGAGGCCCACGACGACGATGAGCGTGCGGAGATCTGGAAGCTCCGGAAGTCCGGGCTCCCGATCCTGCTCTCGCGGACCAGCGACGCGAAGCACGTCTCGTTCATCGAGGACACCGCCGTCCCGCCCGAGTCGCTGCCCGAGTTCGTCGAGGGCTTCCACGAGATCCTGGACGAACACGACACGTTCGCGAGCTTCTACGCCCACGCCGGGCCGGGCGTGCTCCACGTCCGCCCGCTGGTGGACGCGAAGACGACGGCGGGCGTCGAGTCGATGGAGTCCATCGCCGACGCCGTCACCGACCTCGTGGTGGAGCTGGGCGGCTCGGTGTCGGGCGAGCACGGCGACGGGCGCGCCCGCACCCAGTGGAACCGGAAGCTGTACGGCGACGAGCTCTGGGAGACGTTCCGCGAGCTGAAGTCGGCCTTCGACCCGGACTGGCTCCTCAACCCGGGGCAGGTCTGTGGCGACGTAGACATGACCGAGAACCTGCGCCACGGCCCCGACTACGCGTTCGACGCGGGCTTCGAGCCCGAACTGGAGTGGGACAACGAGAACGGCTTCCAGGGGATGGTCGAGCTCTGTCACGGCTGTGGGGGCTGTCGCGGCGACCAGCACACCACCGGCGGCGTCATGTGCCCGACCTACCGGGCCAGCCGCGAGGAGATCACCTCGACCCGTGGCCGCGCCAACATGCTCCGGTCGGCGATGGCCGGCGACCTGCCGGACGACTCGACGAGCGACGAGTTCGTCGACGAGGTGCTCGACCTCTGCATCGGCTGCAAGGGCTGTGCCCACGACTGCCCGAGCGAGGTCGACATGGCGAAGCTCAAGGCCGAGGTCGTCCACGAGTACCACGAGCGCGAGGGCGTCCCCCTGCGCGACCGCCTCTTCGGCCGCATCCACGAGCTCTCGCGAGTCGGCAGTGCACTCGCCCCGGTCTCGAACTGGCTGGGCGATCTCGGCCCCGCCCGTGCCGTCGGCGAACGACTGCTCGGCATCGACGCCGAGCGCTCCCTGCCGACGTTCCACCGCGAGACGTTCCGCGACCGGTTCGCGGCCCGTGGGGGCCCCGCAATCCCCGAACACGAGGCCGACCGCAGGGTGGTGCTCTACCCCGACACGCACACGAACTACACCGACCCCGACGCGGGGATGGCCGCCGTCGAGGTGCTGGAGGCCGCTGGCGTCCACGTGCAGGTGCCGGACGGCGTCGGCGACACCGGCCGACCGGCGTACTCGAAGGGGCTGCTCGACGCGGCCCGCGAGACCGCACGCGAGAACGTCGCTCGGCTCGCACCGCGAGTACGAGACGGTTGGGACGTCGTCCTCGTCGAGCCGTCGAACGCCGTGATGCTCCAGTCGGACTACCCGGACCTGCTCGGTGGTGACTCGGTGCGCGACCTCGCCGATGCGACCTTCGGCGTCTGCGAGTACCTCGACACGTTCCGGCTGGACGACGACATCGCGTTCGACGCGCCCAGCGAGTCGCTCACCTACCACGGCCACTGCCATCAGAAGGCCACCGCGAAGGACCACCACGCCGTCGCCGTGCTCCGGCGGGCGGGCTACGCGGTGGACCCGCTCGACTCCACCTGCTGTGGCATGGCCGGGAGCTTCGGCTACGAGGCCGAACATCGCGGCATGAGCGCGGCCATCGCGCGCATCCTCTACGACCAGGTCGACGAGAGCGACGGCGACCGCGTCGTCGCACCCGGCGCGTCCTGTCGCACCCAGCTCGCGGACCGCGACGTGCTCGGCGACGCGGCGGTGACGGCGGGCGAGCCACCGACTCCAATCGTACGCCTCGCAGACGCACTCGACCGGGGATAGCGGTTGGCAATACTACAAGAATCGCACGTGTTGCGGCCGGAGAGAGCTTTTTTACGCTGGATTCCGTAGCCTCGAATGGACGCACTCGCACGCTCCATGGTTCACCTGTCCGCGTGCGTCCACCCCGTCCGCCCCGGTCCCGCGCCGTTCCCGTCGGCACGAACCGGGGCATTGACGCTTCTCCAGTCCGAAGCCGTGGCCATGACAGCAACCACGGGCCTCGACGAGCGCCGGACGGTGCTCGCCGGGCTGACCGTCGCGTTCGCCGTCATCGTTCCCGGGGTGCTCAAGTATCTGCTGACGAGCGCGGGCTTTTCCTTCCTCGGAACGGTGGTCTGGGCGCTCGGGTACGGTAGCTTCGCGCTGGCGTTCTGGTACGCCTTCATCCGACCCATCGACCTGACCGGTCCAGAATAGCGTCCTTTCGTTAGCGTTAAGACTGCACCGCCGGGAGACGATACTAGAAATGAACGGGCTCGCACTGCAGGTCATCGACAGCTTCCTGCTCAACTACAACGTGGGGCAAGCGCTCCTCTTCGTGTTCGTCCTCTCCGTACTCGGGACGCTCCCGCTCAAGTCCCTGAAGACAGTCGGCCTCGTCGTCGTCACCTTCGGTGCGATCTTCGTGGTGACGCCGTCGAGCCTCGCCCCGGTACAGTATCGGTTCCTCGGGCTCGGCCTGCTCGTCGTGGGGCCGATGCTCGTCGTCATGGCGAACAAGTAGACCGGCAGCCGTCTCCCGTTCTCTCGACCGTTTCGACGAAGAAGACGACCGCGTCCCCTACAGCAGCGCTTCCATCTCGTCGAGGTAGTCGCCGTACGTGTCGAGTGCCGCCTGGATCGGTTCGGGTGAACTCATGTCGACACCCGCACCCTGGAGCAGTTCGAGGGGGTACTCGCGCGAGCCCTTCGCGAGGAACTCGCGGTAGTTCGCCGCCGCCTCGGGCTGGTCGTCGTCCAGTATCTTCCCGGCGAGCGCGACGGCCGCCGAGATGCCCGTCGCGTACTGGTAGACGTAGAACGAGTAGTAGAAGTGCGGGATGCGCATCCACTCGCGGGTGATGTGCTCGTCCACGTCGGCGGGTTCGTAGAACTCGCGCTTGAGGTCGCCGTAGGTCTCGTCGAGCGCGTCGGGCGTGAGCGGCTGGCCCGCCTCGACCATCTCGTGGGTCCGGTGCTCGAAGTCGGCGAACATCGTCTGCCGGTACAGCGTCGAGCGCACCCGCTCCAGGTACTCGTTCAGGACGTGCCGACGGAACTCCTCGTCCTCGACGGTCTCGAGCAGGTGCTGGGTGAGCAGCGTCTCGTTGACCGTCGAGGCGACCTCCGCCACGAAGATCTCGTAGCCCGAGTAGATGTAGGGCTGTTCCTGCTTCGTGTACTGGCTGTGCATCGAGTGGCCCAGCTCGTGGGCCAGGGTGAACATCGAGGAGATGTCGTCCTGGTAGTTCATCAGGATGAACGGCTGGGTGTCGTACGTACCGCCGGAGTACGCCCCCGAGCGCTTGCCCTGGTTCTCGTACACGTCGACCCAGCGGGACTCCAGCCCCTCGGCGACGCGCCCCTGGTACTCGTCGCCGAGCGCGCCGAGCGCTTCGACGATGTACTCCGTGGCCTGCTCGTACGCCACGTCGGGGCTCTCGGTCTCGGTCATCGGCATGTAGAGATCCCACATCGCCAGCTCGTCGACGCCGAGCGCGTCGGCCTTCAGCTCGGCGTGGCGGTGGAGTTTGTCGAGGTTGTCACGCACCGTCTCGAGCAGGTTGTCGTACACCTCGACCGGGACGTTCGGCCCGTCGAGCGACGCCTCGCGGGCGGTGTCGTAGTTCCGGGCCCGCGCCAGCTTCACGTCCGCCTTCACGGAGTTCTCGTACGCCGTCGCGACCGTGTTGCGCACCTCTCCCCACTCTTCGAAGTAGCCCTCGTACACCTCCTGGCGGAACTCGCGGTCGGGCTCCTTCAGCAGGTTCGTGAAGTTGCTCTGGGTGATCTCGACCGCGTCCCCGTCGGGCTTCTCGACGGTCGGGAACTCCATGTCCGCGTTCGAGAGCATCGTGTACACCTCGCCGGTGCCGCCGGTCACCTCGGAGAGGTCGGCGAGCAGCTCCTCGACCTCCGCCGAGCGCGTGTGGGGCTTCATCCGCAGCACGTCGTCCAGGTAGTGGTCGTACTCGGCGAGGCCGTCGGTCGATTCGACCATCGACTCAATCTCCTCGCGCGTCGCGGACTGGATCTCCGGCTCGATGAACGACGCCGCGCTGGAGGCGTCCGCGGAGAGCGACTGCGCCCGCGTGCTGTAGCCCTGGTACGTCTGGTCCGTCGTGTCCTCGTCCTTGCGCATCCGGGCGTACGCCACGACCGTCGCCACCTCGCGCATCACCTCGTCGCGGAGTTCGAGGACCGCGAGGAGGGTTTCGCCGTCCTCCGTGACCTCCCCTTCGTAGTGTTCGAGGTCTTCGAGTCGCGCCTCCACGTCCTCGAAGGCCGCCTCCCACTCCTCGTCCGTCGCGTAGACCGATTCGAGGTCCCACTTGTACTCGGTGTCGAC is part of the Haloarchaeobius litoreus genome and harbors:
- a CDS encoding FAD-binding and (Fe-S)-binding domain-containing protein, whose product is MASDPDAARDRDTTLDARDAAATYDYRSDDVARPDLVDALSSRVDGDVRFDSYSRQLYATDASIYEQLPVGVVFPRSTDDVAAVVGYCADEGIPVLPRGGGTSLAGQTVNEAVVLDFTRYMDTVESLAPDERRARAQPGVRLGDLNDRLVEDGLKFAPDPAWGDKSALGGAIGNNSTGAHSLRYGKTDAYVESCEVVLADGTVVEFGEITVDELHERADPDGDLEARIHAEVARVLDEEADEIRDRYPDLKRNVSGYNLDWLVEDAEGATRDVGEPDADGGTVNLAKLLCGSEGTLAVVTEATVSLEPVPETKSLALLCYDDLVTAMADVPAILEHDPAAVELVDEVLLDLARDTAEFADVAGRLPEGTRATLLVEFYAGDDVASERAVASLLADRVPAVVEGGDAAAEDAASDEPPRAFDALEAHDDDERAEIWKLRKSGLPILLSRTSDAKHVSFIEDTAVPPESLPEFVEGFHEILDEHDTFASFYAHAGPGVLHVRPLVDAKTTAGVESMESIADAVTDLVVELGGSVSGEHGDGRARTQWNRKLYGDELWETFRELKSAFDPDWLLNPGQVCGDVDMTENLRHGPDYAFDAGFEPELEWDNENGFQGMVELCHGCGGCRGDQHTTGGVMCPTYRASREEITSTRGRANMLRSAMAGDLPDDSTSDEFVDEVLDLCIGCKGCAHDCPSEVDMAKLKAEVVHEYHEREGVPLRDRLFGRIHELSRVGSALAPVSNWLGDLGPARAVGERLLGIDAERSLPTFHRETFRDRFAARGGPAIPEHEADRRVVLYPDTHTNYTDPDAGMAAVEVLEAAGVHVQVPDGVGDTGRPAYSKGLLDAARETARENVARLAPRVRDGWDVVLVEPSNAVMLQSDYPDLLGGDSVRDLADATFGVCEYLDTFRLDDDIAFDAPSESLTYHGHCHQKATAKDHHAVAVLRRAGYAVDPLDSTCCGMAGSFGYEAEHRGMSAAIARILYDQVDESDGDRVVAPGASCRTQLADRDVLGDAAVTAGEPPTPIVRLADALDRG
- the pepF gene encoding oligoendopeptidase F — its product is MSSVPERSEVDTEYKWDLESVYATDEEWEAAFEDVEARLEDLEHYEGEVTEDGETLLAVLELRDEVMREVATVVAYARMRKDEDTTDQTYQGYSTRAQSLSADASSAASFIEPEIQSATREEIESMVESTDGLAEYDHYLDDVLRMKPHTRSAEVEELLADLSEVTGGTGEVYTMLSNADMEFPTVEKPDGDAVEITQSNFTNLLKEPDREFRQEVYEGYFEEWGEVRNTVATAYENSVKADVKLARARNYDTAREASLDGPNVPVEVYDNLLETVRDNLDKLHRHAELKADALGVDELAMWDLYMPMTETESPDVAYEQATEYIVEALGALGDEYQGRVAEGLESRWVDVYENQGKRSGAYSGGTYDTQPFILMNYQDDISSMFTLAHELGHSMHSQYTKQEQPYIYSGYEIFVAEVASTVNETLLTQHLLETVEDEEFRRHVLNEYLERVRSTLYRQTMFADFEHRTHEMVEAGQPLTPDALDETYGDLKREFYEPADVDEHITREWMRIPHFYYSFYVYQYATGISAAVALAGKILDDDQPEAAANYREFLAKGSREYPLELLQGAGVDMSSPEPIQAALDTYGDYLDEMEALL